The sequence CTTGCAATGAGAaattaatctcataaaaaattaaagtaaaaatacaCATGTTTAATACTACGCATTTTGAGGATGTTTTTGTTGGATTGTAAGCCGAATAATTTTTGAATCCTCCcatgtaaaagaagaaaaaggcatTGTCATTTGTTTCAATACACCCAGACACAACAGTGTGCCATACACAGAGATTATCAAAGATCATggaatatgtgttttttttttttcgtatcCTTTTTTATATCAGAGAAATACGGGAGTGCAATTCGGTTTAAATagtgaaagaaataaaaaaaaaaaatgcaggaaaaaaGTTGTGGCGCAAAGTGGGTGATCCGGCGTAACACCTGTGTAAAGCTGAGGTGGTTAATTTTGTGTTTCTAAGTTGCAGCAGTCTCCAGTTGGGTAGTCTCATGTGGGAGAGTGTTGAAGGAAGTTGGACAGATATCTTCAAGCGATGTTTGAGTCGGCAACACTGGAGAAAAATGGTGTTATTTGGTTGCAAAGTTGGATGAGTTAGAGAAAGCTATAATGAACCGGTAAGCACaagagttgtttttattttattaccaaCGTGCCTATTGAACACATTGATATACTATACCTGTATCATGTACCTAGTAGAGACTGGATCAAGTGTTTCTGTCTGGAAGCTCAGCTTTCTTTTTGGATTAAAACATTGAGATCTCGACAGGATGTCCTGTGCCAAGACAATTGTGGAATCATAACAGGATCTGACGCCATCTTGCAAGttaaaaacacattgaaaagtCGCTCCTGATGATATTCAAGgatgaaatttatccaaaatctGGCACTTGAGATTATTTTCACACCTTAAATTTTACAACTTCAAAAGGCCACCTTGAAGATGATTAAGAGATGGAAGTACACTCGGCTAAAGAAGAGGAGGGTGAAATACAGTGGAGGAGATTGAAGATTGATGTTGTGACCAATCTGCATATttgaaacacattaaaaaaaaaattgaaaaaaaccagCAGTATTCTTGATTCGTTTCAGATATAGGCACAAAAGTACGCAAACAAAAAAGTTTATTGTCCAGAAACTAGcatgtaaaaattataatccatcAGCGATACTACAAAGCAGAGGCTAGAAACTATTCAGAAGAACAAACACATTCATACAACTTAAACCAAATAATGGAGAGCACAAGCTGCTTCAGTGTGTGAAAGATGTGAAGGTTTCTAGAGACCTCGATGGCACCTCCCCAGTAATGCACAACAGACCTTGAGCAAGACCACATTCTCAGTTGTCCTAATCCTGGGAAGGCGACCTCTCTAACCTTCGATTTTCCCGTGACTCAGATGTTCCACGATCATAGTGGTAATCATCCTCCTCCATATGATCGCCATCGCGATTCGTGCCATGATATAGATCACTGCGGCCATGATCACCTTGAACATCCATGTGATCATACCGTCCCCTGCTTCTGCGATGCTCGTAGTGATCATAATGCTGGTCATCTTCTGCATCTGGCAGCTTTTGACCCTGCTCAGGTTGTTCATACCAGCCCATATCATCCTCTGGCTCGGCATGATCATTGTCCCTTTCACCATGTCGATCCCTCTCATGTTTCGATTCATCCCGATCATGAGAACGCCCATGGTAATGGTCACCAACTTCATAGTCCCTCTCCCTGTCCCGAGCACGATCACGACCATGGTCCCTCTCTCGATCACGCTCATAGTCACGGCCACGGTCCCGACCTCGATCACGTGTTCTATCACGGTCACGGCCtcggtctctctctctttcacgATCTCTGTTATGCCTATCTTCTCTGTGGTCACGATCCCTTGGCCTGTCATGGGAGCGCTCATGTGACTTctccctttctctttctttgtcCTTGTCCCTTCCCCTGTCACGAGACACCTCCCTCTCCCTGAGATGCACCatccaaataaatcaaacatataacttacaaaaagaaaacataccCACAAGACCCTTGTGTTGGTCCACATGTCCTTCCATATACTGTCATTGTGATTTTCAGGTAAATACACAGCATGTGAGCTTCCTCATCCAACCATTACAAGAACATGTTATACCAAACCAAGAGTTGTACTATTTTGCAAATCCTCTTTCATAAAACATTATGTGATAACTAAATTAGAAAGTAAGGAAAAATTAAGGGTAATCATACCGTTCAGTGTGCCGATCTTCTCGTGTCCTTGGCTCCTCAGACCGAGACAATCCTCCTGATTGCTGAACCTCTctgagaaaagaaaggaaagcatGTTAGATTGTCCATGCTAACAATCAACTCCAAGATGACTAGAAGCATTCAGATTTTGAAGCTTaacattatttgaaataatataaaaatccaCATGGTGAACAGTACACGCTAAAAAACAGtcatattaaacaaaataagcAAAGCATGTAAAAGGTGCATTACCCCAAAGAACATGATAACCACATATAACTATATAGCCCTAGCTCAAATGGAACCTGAGTAATTCCTTGCTTTGAAATTTCTATTTTAAACAATTGCCACCATTAGTCATGTACGTACAAACAGGAAAgacatttaatttcaatatttggtGATAGATGTATAAACATATAAAGCCAAGATGTCTGTGGGATGAGCTGAAATCAGAGAAATTACCTCCCAGGATGCCTCTGATTAACTTCTTCACCCCCAACTCGGGTAGTTCCAAGTCCACCACCTAGTCTGCGAGGTCGCCAATTTGGTACAGTCCTACCCCGTTCAACATCCACTAGTACCCTTCTGCCATCAAGCTTCCGCCCATCAGCTTGCTTATACGCAGCTGTTGGACAAGAAGCAGTTAGAAACACAACATGGAATGTATATTCAATAAAAGGTGCGAAACAACAAACCAAACCTTTCATGTCTCGTGTATGCATGTATTCAATGAAAGCATAGCCCCTAGGTTTATTTGACACTTTATCAGCTACCATGCAAACCTGCAAAtctcaaagaagaagaataaataaaatgcagCAACATAGTCAGATCTTCAAACAATTTCAACAATATTTTACCATTTATTCTCTATAACTTAGTGATAGCTCTACAGAAAGTTAAAAGTAGTAAATCCTAAAT is a genomic window of Populus alba chromosome 5, ASM523922v2, whole genome shotgun sequence containing:
- the LOC118029799 gene encoding U1 small nuclear ribonucleoprotein 70 kDa gives rise to the protein MGDNNDAFMRNQNAAVRGTTKGQNRANVLQLKLIGQSHPTGLTTNLLKLFEPRLPLEFKPPPEKRKCPPYSGMAQFVSNFAEPGDLEYAPPIKEAETRSQRKARIHMARLEKGAEKAAEELQKYDPNNDPKLSGDPYKTLFVARLSYETTESKIKRELESYGPIKQVCMVADKVSNKPRGYAFIEYMHTRDMKAAYKQADGRKLDGRRVLVDVERGRTVPNWRPRRLGGGLGTTRVGGEEVNQRHPGREVQQSGGLSRSEEPRTREDRHTEREREVSRDRGRDKDKEREREKSHERSHDRPRDRDHREDRHNRDRERERDRGRDRDRTRDRGRDRGRDYERDRERDHGRDRARDRERDYEVGDHYHGRSHDRDESKHERDRHGERDNDHAEPEDDMGWYEQPEQGQKLPDAEDDQHYDHYEHRRSRGRYDHMDVQGDHGRSDLYHGTNRDGDHMEEDDYHYDRGTSESRENRRLERSPSQD